The window TCTCCAAATCTAATTATCTGATGCGCAGTGTTGTCTGACAGTCAAAGAACATGACCCGTTCTTCTTTCACCTGCAGCGCCACCTTTGTCTTAGGTGCCATCTCCATATAGGCCGTGGTATGAATTTTCACTTCATTGCCGCCTATCTTTGTAATCAAAATGGCATGGGATCCCTGCGGCTCCACAAAATCTATCGTGGCATCACACATATATCCCGGTGTTTTTTCCAGTGAAAACGATAAATCGATATATTCCGGCCTGACACCCATATGAACTTCTTTTCCGGCGTAGGGTAAAAGCGCCTGTACAAGAGCGTCCGGCACCTGATAGCAGATATGTTCATTTGCCGCCACCAGCCCGTCTTCTGCTTTCTGTATCTTTGTCTTAAAAAAGTTGGTCGGCGGGGTTCCGATAAACTCTGCCACGAATTTTGTGGCACTGTTTTGATAAACCTCCATCGGGGTTCCGATCTGCTCGATGTTACCTTTGTACATAACCACAATCCGGTCAGCAAGGCTCATCGCCTCAGACTGATCGTGGGTCACGAAAATACTGGTGGAGTTCTGCTGGAGGTGAATGTTTTTCAGCTCTGTTCTCATGGATACCCGGAGCTTTGCGTCCAGGTTAGAGAGAGGTTCATCCATCAGGAAAATCTTCGGCTTCACAACAATCGCCCTGGATACGGCCACCCGCTGTCTCTGTCCGCCGGACATCTGTGCCGGATAGCGATCCAGTAAGCCCTCAATATCGGTTGCCCTGGCCGCCGTGGTCACCCGCTCTTTGATTTCCTCTTTCGGCACCTTCTGAAGCTTTAAGGGATAGGCAATATTGTCAAACACTGTCATATGGGGCCAGATGGCGTAGCTCTGGAAAATCATTGAAACGCCCCGGTCCTTCGGCTTCTTTCCAACAATGCTCTCCCCATCAATCAGTATTTCGCCGCCGCTGATATCTTCAAGCCCTGAGATCATCCGGATTGTAGTGGTCTTGCCGCAGCCTGACGGGCCCAGAAAGACAATAAACTCGCCCTTCTCGATCAGCAAATTCATGTTGTTGACAATCAGAGGACCATCTTTTGTATATCTCTTCTGTAAATTTTTAATCTCCAAATAGCTCATATAGCTTCCTCCTATAATTCGACTCCGCCCCACATCTGTCCGATGTATCTTCTGATAATAAAGGTAAATACCAGTGCAGGAAGAATCAGCACGATACTTCCAGCTGCCGCATACTGGATGCCGCTTGACGTTGTGCCGATTGCCTTGTAGACAACCAGGGACAGCGTCTGATTTTTATTGGTCAGAATCAATGCCGAGATGGTATCATTCCAGGCAGTCAAAAATGAATACATGGAACTGGCAGCCAGTGCCGGAAATGCCAGGGGCAGGGTGATCCTGACAAAGGTCTGTACACTGCCCGCCCCAAAGATCATCGACGCCTCCTCCAGCTCTTTGCTGATGCCGATAAAAATGCTGTTGGTAATCCAGGCCGTCAGTGCAATATTGGGAACCGAATACAACAGCGCCAGGCCGATCCTCGTATCAAAGAGCCCGAATCTGATCAGCAGCATGGCCATTGGGATGCTGATCCCAACCACCGGAAACATTCTCACAATGAGGAGTGAAACATTGATCTGCTCCTTGAATTTAAACTGGAACCGGGCCATGGCAAACCCTGCCAGGCTTCCGACTCCAAGGGAAATCAGAATCGTATAAAGGGAAACTATCATGCTGTTTTTAAGCGCTGAAGCAGCATTGGGCACAATGCTGAAAAAGGTTTTAAAATTGTAAAACAAATCTTTTTTATAGGTAAATTCCATGGGCCCATCCGTCAGGGTCTGACTGAAATCCTCCATAAGCTGCTCGCCGGGAACAGTCACCGCGTACTGTCTGGTGAAATGAGACTCCAGCTTGGACGGTCTTTTCGTGGTGATAATCGATTCATAACCTTCCCCACTGTCATAGAAGATCTCAAACTCTTCTTTCGGGTTTGCCTCCACTTTGACTGTGACCTTAAACTTCGGAAGCAGCCCTTTGGGAAACTCCGTCATTTCCGCAGCGTTGGAGAATGCAACCGTTGTGAAAGCCAGAAGCGGAATTGCCACCAGCAGAAACATGGTTGCCAAGATGATTGCCATAACGGTTTTCTGTACAATATTCAGTTTATCCATTATTTCGCCGCCTCCTTCTTTCCGCCCCTGGAAACCTTAAGATAGACCACGGTTGCACACAGGACGATAATGGTTGTCAGGAAGGACAGGGTAAAGGCAAGCTTTTGGCTTGTGCTGACCCCAGGTACCGCCTCCACATAAAAAGCAACACGCTCCACCAAAAACGGCACTTTGCTGTAACCCAGAACCATCACAGCAATAGCCCAGACCTGGATAGCTGCAATCAGCCTCATAATAATGGATGTTGTGATCGAAGGTTTTAAAATCGGGATAACAATATCCTTAAAAATCTGCCATTTGTTGGCGCCGAACAGATAGGCTGCCTCTTTCAGCTCCCGCTGCATTCCCTGCAGGCCGGCAATCAGGATGATCATGACGGACGGTGTAACTGTCCAGGTATCGATGAGAATGATTAAAAAAACTGCGGACAGTCCTTCTGCACCCATAAATACAATCGGCTTCTCTATCAGATGCAGCCCCATTAAAACCGTGTTGATCCAGCCGTCCCTCACAAGTCCGGTCTTCCAGAGAATCGCCACCGCCGTAGGTGTGATGGCCATTGGAATCATGGAAACGAACATCAGGATCTTGGCACCTTTAAACTTTCTCGACAGCAGCACTGCCAGAAGAAGGGCCAGAAAATATTGAAGGATCACGGATACCGCTGCAAATGCGGCAGTGTTAAAAATTGCAGCGCTGATCAAATCAGACTCTGCCATCAGCTTAAAATTGCCCAGAAGTGTAAAGTTGCCGTCAAAATCGGTAAACACTTCTTTTATACCGGAAAGTACCGGCAGCAGCCAGAATACTGCATAAAAAAGGAAGGCCGGCAACAGGAGAAAGTAGGGAATACTTTTTTTGCTGAGCATGGGTTTTTCCAAAATCTGTTTGCTGACATTTTCGTTCAAATAAATCCCCCGTTTCTATATATAAGTCTGCAGTGCAAAGTACGTCTCCCGCGGAGCGTCTTAAATTTACAGAAAGCAATTCCGGTAAATTTAAAGCCTGGAAGTATGCAGCGGCGCCTGGTCCGCATTGCATCCTTCCAGGCTTTTACACGATTAGTTCATCAGTTCTTTAATGCCTCCATCTTGCTCTGAACATCTGCAAGGAAATCCTCCCCGGGAACTGCCTTGTTCTTTAAAACGCTGTTAAACACATCTCCATAAAGCAGCTTCACTGCGTTCCAATCGGAATACTCAGATGCCGGCACACCGGTAACAATCGTTGTTTTCAACATTTCGATACCAGCTCTCATGACAACGTCATCTGAGCCCAGAATATCACCCACCTCTTCAATTGGGCTTAAAGAACCGCCGTAGTTGGAACAGAAATCATAGTTTACTTCCGGATCAGCGATATAGTTGATAAACTTCTCAGCCAGTTCCTGGTTCGGAGCCCCCTGGGCAATCCCATAGCACCATGCACCGGAAGTCGAGCCTGCGCCCTTGCTGCCTTTGGGAGCCGCACCAATTACGTAGTTGTTGGGAGCCGCATTGTAGCTTGCGCCCACCGGAGCCATATGAGCAAATGTCAGCCATACGTCGCCGCTGTTCAACGGGTCAGTGGGAGCCGTATACTGATCCTGCTCCGCATAGAAGCCGTTACCTGCAGCGATTGATGCAATGATGCCGAGAGCGTCCTTAAAACCATCAGATGTGAATTCCGGGAATCCGCCGCCATAAGCCAGGCTCATGCCGCCCATGGGGTAAAGCAGCTGGGAACCGGTTAAGTTGGCCGGCATCATGGTTTTGCCTTCCCCTTCGCCTGCCGCGATTGCCACTGCCCATTCAGCATACTGTTCCCAGGTAATACCGGAAACAACATCTTCCTCGGTCAGTCCTTCCGGTAAATAATCCAGGGCCTTTTTGTTTGCGCAGGTAACGTATACGTCAAAACTCATGGGGACAAAGTAACGTATTCCATCCTTATTTGTAGAATTATCAAACATCTGTGTATAAGTAGAGCCGGTGCTGTTGACCAGATCCGTGATATTCTGCATCCAGCCGCCGTTGACATAGGGTGCCATATTGGCTGTGTCCGCATAAATAATATCAGTGATGTAGTTCTTTCCTTCCTGCTCCGATTGAACCTTCTTGATCGCATCGGCCTGTGCTACAAAATCAACTTCTACTTTACAATTATTTTCTTCCTCAAATTTTTTAAAGAATGAATCCATCAGATACTGTTTTTCATGGATTTCCGGTGTGCCGCTGTATGTAACCTTTAAAACATCCCCGCCTGAGGCCTTTTCCCCACCGGCACTGGTACTTTCCCCTGCCGGAGCCACAGTCTCTTCAGCCTTTGTTTCAACAGCTTTCGTCTCAGCCGGTTTTGATGAACACCCCGCCGCACCTGCTGCGGTCACCATCAAAAGCCCCAGTACTGTCAGTTTCTTTGATAAACTTTTTTTCATGATTCCCTCTCCTTGTATTATATAGTCATAGCTTTTCTTTACCTTTTCTTAGGTATGAGCTATGCTGTTTTAGATACTGTGGATTAGTTCATTTCTCCTACCACTTGATGGTTTAGTAAAGGCTCTAACCACAGTCTCTTTGTTCACTTGTTAATCAGTTAGATACCGCATGACGGTTTATTTAGAACAAGGTTACAATCGCAGAGAGCCACCGTGGTCTAAAACAGTATCAAATTCATTTAATAGGAGTTTCGCTATGATATACGCAGGGATTGATGTTTCCAAGGATAAGCATGATTGTTTTATCACCAACTCAGATGGGAAGATTCTCTTTAAATCCTTTACCATTCCCAACAACCGGGAAGGTTTTGAGGTCCTCTATCAGAAGATCACTTCCACTACAGATGATTTAACCAATGTAAAAGTAGGCCTTGAAGCCACTGGACACTACAGTTATAACATCTTGGGCTTTCTTCTTGATAAAGGTCTGACCACCTTTGTTATCAATCCGTTACATACCAGTCTTTTCAGAAAAAGTCTAAGCCTTAGAAAGACGAAAACGGATAAAGTTGATTCCCATACGATTGCTACAATGCTTATGTCTGATGTGAACTTAAAGTCCTACTCAGACATATCTTACCACAACGAGGAATTAAAGTCACTAACCCGTTACCGTTTTGATAAAGTCAGGGAGCGCGCCAAGCTTAAAACTTCTGTTTCCCGTCTGGTTACGATTCTTTTTCCTGAACTGGAAAAGCTGGTTCCCACTCTTCATATGCCTTCCATTTCCGCTTTACTAAGCGAATTCCCCGGTGCTTTTCAGATTGCTTCTGCTCATCTTACCAGACTGACCAATCTGCTTTACGAAACCTCTAAGGGTCGTTACGGCAGAGACAACGCCATCCTGTTCAGGGAAACAGCCAGAGCCTCTATCGGTTCGAATATGCCTGTAAAATCTCTGGAACTGAAACACACCCTAAAGCTGATAGGTGAATTAGATGCCGAAATTGATGAAATCGAACAGGAAATAAAACGTATCATGGATGAACTCCATTCCCCTATTCTTACGATTCCTGGAATCAGTTACCGGATGGGCGCCATGATTCTAGCTGAAATCGGTGATTTTTCCCGTTTTGACTCTCCTGATAAGATTCTTGCCTATGCTGGATTATCTCCCTCTACCTACCAATCCGGACAGTTGGAATCTTCTCATTCACATATGGAAAAGCGTGGTTCCAGGTATCTGCGCTACGCACTTTTTAATGCTGCTAAATTTGTCTGTAAGTGGGATCCGGTATTTGCCGCCTATCTTGCAAAAAAGAGGGCGGAGGGTAAGCATTATA of the Lacrimispora indolis DSM 755 genome contains:
- a CDS encoding ABC transporter ATP-binding protein: MSYLEIKNLQKRYTKDGPLIVNNMNLLIEKGEFIVFLGPSGCGKTTTIRMISGLEDISGGEILIDGESIVGKKPKDRGVSMIFQSYAIWPHMTVFDNIAYPLKLQKVPKEEIKERVTTAARATDIEGLLDRYPAQMSGGQRQRVAVSRAIVVKPKIFLMDEPLSNLDAKLRVSMRTELKNIHLQQNSTSIFVTHDQSEAMSLADRIVVMYKGNIEQIGTPMEVYQNSATKFVAEFIGTPPTNFFKTKIQKAEDGLVAANEHICYQVPDALVQALLPYAGKEVHMGVRPEYIDLSFSLEKTPGYMCDATIDFVEPQGSHAILITKIGGNEVKIHTTAYMEMAPKTKVALQVKEERVMFFDCQTTLRIR
- a CDS encoding carbohydrate ABC transporter permease, producing the protein MDKLNIVQKTVMAIILATMFLLVAIPLLAFTTVAFSNAAEMTEFPKGLLPKFKVTVKVEANPKEEFEIFYDSGEGYESIITTKRPSKLESHFTRQYAVTVPGEQLMEDFSQTLTDGPMEFTYKKDLFYNFKTFFSIVPNAASALKNSMIVSLYTILISLGVGSLAGFAMARFQFKFKEQINVSLLIVRMFPVVGISIPMAMLLIRFGLFDTRIGLALLYSVPNIALTAWITNSIFIGISKELEEASMIFGAGSVQTFVRITLPLAFPALAASSMYSFLTAWNDTISALILTNKNQTLSLVVYKAIGTTSSGIQYAAAGSIVLILPALVFTFIIRRYIGQMWGGVEL
- a CDS encoding carbohydrate ABC transporter permease; amino-acid sequence: MNENVSKQILEKPMLSKKSIPYFLLLPAFLFYAVFWLLPVLSGIKEVFTDFDGNFTLLGNFKLMAESDLISAAIFNTAAFAAVSVILQYFLALLLAVLLSRKFKGAKILMFVSMIPMAITPTAVAILWKTGLVRDGWINTVLMGLHLIEKPIVFMGAEGLSAVFLIILIDTWTVTPSVMIILIAGLQGMQRELKEAAYLFGANKWQIFKDIVIPILKPSITTSIIMRLIAAIQVWAIAVMVLGYSKVPFLVERVAFYVEAVPGVSTSQKLAFTLSFLTTIIVLCATVVYLKVSRGGKKEAAK
- a CDS encoding ABC transporter substrate-binding protein — protein: MKKSLSKKLTVLGLLMVTAAGAAGCSSKPAETKAVETKAEETVAPAGESTSAGGEKASGGDVLKVTYSGTPEIHEKQYLMDSFFKKFEEENNCKVEVDFVAQADAIKKVQSEQEGKNYITDIIYADTANMAPYVNGGWMQNITDLVNSTGSTYTQMFDNSTNKDGIRYFVPMSFDVYVTCANKKALDYLPEGLTEEDVVSGITWEQYAEWAVAIAAGEGEGKTMMPANLTGSQLLYPMGGMSLAYGGGFPEFTSDGFKDALGIIASIAAGNGFYAEQDQYTAPTDPLNSGDVWLTFAHMAPVGASYNAAPNNYVIGAAPKGSKGAGSTSGAWCYGIAQGAPNQELAEKFINYIADPEVNYDFCSNYGGSLSPIEEVGDILGSDDVVMRAGIEMLKTTIVTGVPASEYSDWNAVKLLYGDVFNSVLKNKAVPGEDFLADVQSKMEALKN
- a CDS encoding IS110 family transposase, with amino-acid sequence MIYAGIDVSKDKHDCFITNSDGKILFKSFTIPNNREGFEVLYQKITSTTDDLTNVKVGLEATGHYSYNILGFLLDKGLTTFVINPLHTSLFRKSLSLRKTKTDKVDSHTIATMLMSDVNLKSYSDISYHNEELKSLTRYRFDKVRERAKLKTSVSRLVTILFPELEKLVPTLHMPSISALLSEFPGAFQIASAHLTRLTNLLYETSKGRYGRDNAILFRETARASIGSNMPVKSLELKHTLKLIGELDAEIDEIEQEIKRIMDELHSPILTIPGISYRMGAMILAEIGDFSRFDSPDKILAYAGLSPSTYQSGQLESSHSHMEKRGSRYLRYALFNAAKFVCKWDPVFAAYLAKKRAEGKHYNVAVSHAAKKLVRVIYRLEKSGQAYNKVS